The following proteins are co-located in the Camelina sativa cultivar DH55 chromosome 12, Cs, whole genome shotgun sequence genome:
- the LOC104730418 gene encoding zinc finger CCCH domain-containing protein 49-like: MMIGETRRTYPTVEIPPWPASEDFTSADLFSPAMNSPDCSMLEALAALQRYLPSNEMDPDSDPDLLGPDSPIDAYSCDHFRMYDFKVRRCARGRSHDWTECPYAHPGEKARRRDPRKYHYSGTACPDFRKGGCKKGDSCEFAHGVFECWLHPARYRTQPCKDGGGCRRRVCFFAHSPDQLRFLPNRSPDRVDSFDVSSPIRARAFQLSISPGSGSPPMSPRADSESSPMAQSLSRSLGSCSINDVVPSFRNLQFNKVKSFPHNNPLFGFGSPRGSILGPGFQSLPTTPTRPGNLDIWEYGLEEEPVMERVVESGRELREKMREKLHKENCMDRVDTDPDQSSGDGPDVGWVSDLLM, translated from the coding sequence atgatgatcggAGAAACACGTCGGACTTATCCTACTGTTGAGATACCTCCATGGCCAGCTTCTGAAGATTTTACGTCGGCTGATTTGTTCTCTCCGGCGATGAACAGTCCTGATTGTAGCATGCTTGAAGCTTTGGCGGCGTTGCAACGTTACTTGCCGTCTAATGAGATGGATCCGGATTCTGACCCGGATCTTTTGGGTCCGGATTCGCCTATCGATGCTTACTCTTGCGACCATTTCCGTATGTACGATTTCAAAGTCAGGAGGTGTGCTCGTGGCCGTAGCCATGACTGGACGGAGTGTCCGTACGCTCATCCCGGTGAGAAAGCTCGCCGGAGAGATCCGAGGAAGTACCATTACTCCGGCACGGCTTGTCCTGATTTTCGCAAAGGCGGTTGCAAGAAAGGGGACTCGTGCGAGTTCGCTCATGGTGTTTTCGAGTGTTGGCTTCATCCTGCTCGTTACCGTACTCAGCCGTGTAAAGACGGCGGTGGTTGTCGCCGGagggtttgtttctttgctcattCGCCGGATCAGCTTAGGTTTTTGCCTAACCGTAGCCCCGATCGGGTTGATTCGTTTGACGTTTCGTCTCCGATTCGTGCTCGTGCGTTTCAGCTCTCGATCTCTCCTGGTTCTGGCTCGCCGCCGATGAGTCCAAGAGCTGACTCGGAGTCTTCTCCGATGGCTCAGTCGCTGAGTCGTTCACTCGGGTCTTGTTCTATAAACGACGTCGTCCCTTCGTTTAGGAACTTGCAGTTCAATAAAGTGAAGTCGTTTCCTCACAACAATCCTTTATTCGGATTCGGGTCTCCCCGTGGATCTATCTTGGGTCCTGGGTTTCAGTCTCTGCCCACTACTCCGACCCGACCCGGGAATCTGGATATTTGGGAGTATGGGTTAGAGGAAGAGCCTGTAATGGAGCGGGTCGTCGAGTCGGGTCGGGAGCTACGTGAAAAGATGCGCGAGAAACTACACAAGGAGAATTGCATGGATCGGGTTGACACGGATCCGGATCAGAGTTCGGGTGATGGTCCTGATGTCGGGTGGGTATCTGACCTGCTGATGTAG